Proteins encoded in a region of the Raphanus sativus cultivar WK10039 chromosome 8, ASM80110v3, whole genome shotgun sequence genome:
- the LOC130499012 gene encoding uncharacterized protein LOC130499012 — protein sequence MAIALLFQSISEALILQLGELDTAKSVWEAIQARHVGAERVKEARLQTLMAEFDRIKMKESDTIDVFVGKLSEITSKATALGEVIDEPKLVKHFLKSLPRRRYIHIIAALEQVLDLNSTSFEDIVGRMKAYEERIGEEEEEDEQDDQRKLMYANSDSRPSYQDNYGGNRGRGRGQGGRSHWRGRGRGRYGSWYKQERDDSKITCYRCDKLRHYASDCPDRLLKLQETIEKKEEDTQEADKLMLHEVVYLNEKKVKPSLLDFDQASIHLWYLDNGASNHMSGNRLFFFEMDETIKGMVKFGDDSRIEIEGKAPYVSCWRMVTRKFLMAYTLFLV from the coding sequence ATGGCGATTGCCTTACTGTTTCAGTCTATTTCAGAGGCGTTAATTCTACAGCTTGGAGAACTTGATACAGCAAAATCTGTGTGGGAAGCCATACAAGCGAGACATGTAGGAGCTGAAAGAGTAAAAGAGGCAAGATTGCAAACACTGATGGCTGAATTTGACAGGATAAAGATGAAAGAATCTGATACAATTGATGTATTTGTGGGAAAGCTTTCGGAGATAACATCAAAGGCTACGGCACTTGGAGAAGTCATCGACGAACCAAAACTTGTGAAACATTTTCTGAAAAGTCTACCACGAAGACGATACATACATATTATTGCAGCACTAGAGCAAGTTCTTGATCTAAATTCCACTAGCTTCGAAGACATAGTTGGGAGAATGAAAGCTTatgaagagaggattggagaagaagaagaggaagatgaacaAGATGATCAACGAAAACTTATGTATGCAAATTCAGACTCACGACCATCCTATCAAGATAACTATGGCGGAAACagaggacgaggaagaggaCAAGGTGGTCGATCACATTGGAGAGGTAGAGGACGCGGTCGTTATGGTTCATGGTATAAACAGGAACGTGATGATTCTAAGATTACATGCTATAGGTGTGATAAATTGAGACATTATGCATCGGATTGTCCTGATAGACTACTGAAGCTTCAAGAAACAAttgagaagaaggaagaggatACACAAGAGGCAGATAAGCTTATGCTACATGAGGTAGTTTACTTGAACGAGAAGAAAGTAAAACCAAgcttactagattttgatcagGCTTCAATACACTTGTGGTACCTTGACAATGGAGCCAGCAACCACATGAGTGGGAACCGATTGTTCTTCTTTGAGATGGATGAAACCATCAAGGGAATGGTAAAGTTTGGGGATGATTCGCGCATTGAGATAGAAGGAAAGGCTCCATACGTTTCGTGCTGGAGAATGGTGACAAGAAAGTTCTTGATGGCGTATACTTTATTCCTGGTCTGA